CAGCATCAAACTCGCCCACGGCGACGTGGAACGGCTGACCGCGGACTCGGTGATCCTGGCCGATGGCACCGAATTACCGGCCGATGTGGTGGTCTACGCCACCGGGTACGGCTCGATGAACGGCTGGGCGGCCGACCTGATCGGCCAGGACGTCGCCGACAAGGTGGGCAAGGTGTGGGGCCTGGGCAGCGATACCACCAAGGACCCGGGACCGTGGGAGGGCGAGCAGCGCAACATGTGGAAGCCCACCCAGCAGCCCAACCTGTGGTTCCACGGCGGCAATCTGCATCAGTCGCGGCACTATTCGCTGTATCTGGCGCTCCAGCTCAAGGCCCGGTACGAGGGGCTGCCGACGCCGGTGTACGGGCTGCAGGAGGTACATCACCTGTCCTGACCGCTCCCCTCCCTCGGCGAGCAGACGCGTATACCCCCAAACAGGCAGACTTTCAGGGGTATACGCGTCTGCTCGTGGGGAGAACCACGGCCGCCAATCTATCCGCTCAGGCGCAGGTCACCAGACCCAGACCGACATATCGTCGGGCGGGTAGTTCTGGCAGACCGCGGTCGACGCCGCGACGACGCCCTTGTTGTTGAAGAAGATCTTGGCCCAGTTCGGCCAATTCCAGGCCAGCTGCTCGTAGAAGGCGTTGGTGGCCGTGTCCTCCGAGTACTGCCGGCGGCCCGCGTAATCCATGGCGAAGAACCAGTGGATGCGGTCCTGGACGGCGCGGTGCACCTCGGGGGACTTGTTGTTGTAGTCGATCATGTAGCGCTCGTAGTAGACCGGGTTGGTGTCGCGGGTGGCGGCCAAGATCTGCTCGGCGGTGCACGGGGTCTTGAGGATCTTGCTGGGAATCGGGTACTCGTCGGTGGCATCGGCGGAGGCGACCGGTGCGAGCGTCAGTGCCGCCGCGGCGGCCAGCGCGGCCAGTGTCAGCTTCTTCATCATCGTTGTCTCCCTTACTGGGTGAGCAGGACGCGCTTGTCGGGGCAGTAATAGTTCATCGCGGCGCCGAGGAATTGGTAGGTCTGTTCGGTGCTGGTGCCACGCGCCAATTGATCGGAGACGAACTTCGCCGAGTCGCGTGCGGTGGCATCGACACCGCGATCGAGACGTTTGCAGGCGATCTTGCCGATCCAGGCGTTGAAGTCCTTCTGCCCGTAGATGCCGTAGGTGTGTAGTTCCTTGGCGAAGTCGCTGTCCGGATCGGCCTGCGCGGGCGCGGCCAACGCCAGGGAACCCGCCGCCAGTGCTGCGGCCACCACCGCGGTGAATCTCGTCGTCGCCATCACGGACTCCTTACTTCTCCGGTGCGCCGGCCGACACCGGTTCTGTCGGCGGCGTGGGCCACGGGGACGGCAGCGGCCGTCGGCGGACCTGCTGGGGCCACCAGAACCACTTACCCAACAGCGCCGCGATCGAGGGTGTCATGAAGGCCCGGATCACCAGGGTGTCGAACAGCAGACCCAGACCGATCGTAGTGCCGACCTGACCCATCACGGTCAATTCGCTGACCGCCATCGAGATCATCGTGAAGGCGAACACCAGACCCGCGGCCGTCACCACCGAACCGCTGCCGCCCATGGCGCGGATGATCCCGGTGTTCAGGCCGGCGTGGATCTCCTCCTTGAGCCGGGCCACCAGTAACAGGTTGTAGTCGGCGCCCACCGCTAGCAGGATGATGACCGCCATCGGCAGCACCATCCAGTGCAGCGGGATACCGATGATGTGCTGCCAGATCAGCACCGAGATCCCGAATGCCGAACCCAGTGAGATGACGACGGTGCCGACGATCACGGCGGCGGCCACCACACTGCGGGTGATGAGCAGCATGATGATGAAGATCAGGGCGATCGAGGCGATCCCGGCGATGATGAGATCCCAGTTCGCGCCGTCCTGCATGTCCTTGTACGTGGCGGCGGTGCCGCCGAGGTAGATCTTGGAGCCCTCCAGCGGGGTGCCCTTGATCGCCTCCTTGGCGGCGTTCTTGATCGCATCGATACGGGCGATCCCGGCGGGACTCAGTGGGTCACCGTCGTGGCTGATGATGAAGCGCACCGCATGCCCGTCCGGGGACAGGAAGTTCTTCATCCCGCGTTTGAAGTCTTCGTTCTCGAAGGTCTCCGGCGGGAGATAGAACGAGTCATCGTTCTGGGCGGCGTCGAAGGCCTCACCCATCGCCGACGAGTTGTCCTGCATCGCCGACATCTGATCCTGGATGCCCTTTTGGGTCTGGTACATGGTCAGCATGTAGCGCTGCATGTTCTTCATCGTCGCGATCATCTGCGGCATGAGGACGACCATCTGGGGCATCAGCTCGTTGAGACGCTCCATGTCCGGGATGATCTCTT
The sequence above is drawn from the Mycolicibacterium neoaurum VKM Ac-1815D genome and encodes:
- a CDS encoding DUF5078 domain-containing protein, which gives rise to MKKLTLAALAAAAALTLAPVASADATDEYPIPSKILKTPCTAEQILAATRDTNPVYYERYMIDYNNKSPEVHRAVQDRIHWFFAMDYAGRRQYSEDTATNAFYEQLAWNWPNWAKIFFNNKGVVAASTAVCQNYPPDDMSVWVW
- a CDS encoding DUF732 domain-containing protein, which gives rise to MATTRFTAVVAAALAAGSLALAAPAQADPDSDFAKELHTYGIYGQKDFNAWIGKIACKRLDRGVDATARDSAKFVSDQLARGTSTEQTYQFLGAAMNYYCPDKRVLLTQ